Part of the Dreissena polymorpha isolate Duluth1 chromosome 12, UMN_Dpol_1.0, whole genome shotgun sequence genome, actaagacatttcagaaaattacacgttgccagcaaagtacattttaaaatcagatatgcaatgtcatgtccttaccaaattgtaatagaactgttttcacttcgagtttgcaaacagccttaaaatataaactaaacactagaaaagaatctttcaggagataaaagtgcacttacaaaatcaaagtctttcattttgaaaaccaatagacagaattaaaacataaaaattatgcaatcttcattacacggatcaacaccattaaaacattttaaaatcatacactttgcataaaattcaaagcttgatatctcaaacttatccacaatattgaaagatattaagaatcttacaatctgcatcatatttaaagctcaatgtcttataaaactgattgacgaaactgcaacattttacaaattatttaatctacaaaaaatgtaaaacttcacatttcaaaattcaactgacagcattgacacatatttagaatcatacaaagttaaagctttaaatgtcaacttgaaatacacatccaagatatcatttaaactaatatactgacaaagtttcaagaagatttataagttcatataaggaaaaatgccccgcccactggtggccatgtttttcttagcaactggaaccaatttcaaacttgtccaaatatcattgggacaaatcttctgacaaagtgtcatgatgatcgtacaataaatatggcttctagagttttaacagggttttactttagccatataaggaaaaatgacacgcccccttagcggccatgtttttccaccaactagaaccatttttgaactcatccaagatatcattaggacaaatcatctgaccaagtttcataataatcggaaaataaatgtggcctacagagtgttaacaatgttttagtaaagcatgatacataaccatattaggaaaaatgccccgccccctggtggccatgttttttaagcaaacaaaactatttttgaactaatccaagatatcattaggacaaatcttctgaccaagtttcatgaagataagaaaataaatgtggcctctagagtgttaacaaagttttactatagccatataaggtaaaatgccccaccccctggcggacatgtttttcaaccaaccagcatcattttttaacttgtccacgatattttttgggatgaatattctgaccaagtttcatgaagatcggaaaataaatgtggcctcaagagtgttaacaagattttacaatagccatttttataaggaaaaatgccccgccccatggcagccatgtttttcaagcaaacataataattttcaaacccatccaagatattaatgagacaaatattctgaccaaatttcatgaagattggacaataaatgtggcctctagagtgttcacaacgttttactatagccatataaggaaaaatgccccgccctttggcagccatgtttttcaagcaaacgtaaccattttcagctcgtctaagatatcattgagaccaaacttctgaccaaatttcatgaagaatggacaataaatgtggcctctagagtgttagcaatgtttaactaaagacatataagaaaaactcccccgccccttggcggccatgttttttcactgatctggaccattttcgaactcgtccaaaatataaataaaaccaatgttttgattaagtttcatgatgataaggcaaacattttgacttctaaagtgttcacaaggtttctctatagccatataaggaaatttttttactgccccgcccctggcggccatgtttttcaacggaccggaaccaatttttaactcaaccaaaatatcatttagacaaacattttgacaaagttacatgaagattggacttgtacagtgttcacaagtttttttgttttttttttttacctagtgacctaatttttgacccagcatgacccagtttcgaactcagtcgaggtatcaatgtgacaaatgttctgcaaaatttcatgaagatcagacaataaatgtggaatctagagtgttcacaaggcaaaatgttgacgacatacaacgcacaaaaggcaatcacaaaagctcaccatgagcatgttgcactcaggtgagctcaaaagttatggcacaattttaaagttttcagacggacggacaaaagcaatatatttaacatttaaccttgaagaattaccttgaccttcacttttcaccactcaatatgtgcagcttcacaagatgcacatgcatgccaactggagctttgtctgttacccccacataccgcattgattgattgattattttgtatgctgtcttcacaaaacaagataatacaatttatggcgattttttaagaatcattatgccattatcatttatagccattttgacctttgaactcttgaattctttcacatgacaagccttccaatgactttgaacaaaattgatgtacagtcattttaaaatcttacaatgaatgacatatttatggcccagacaagataatttattgccatttttgacctttgaactaaaactacgaacttgaccttggagatatcgacataattctttcgcgcgacacaccgtcaaatgatggtgaacaaaagagccaacgattttaaaatcgcacaataaacaacatagttattgcccagacaagctcaattatggccattttttacctttaaactcaaattgtgcccttgttcttggaaatatcgacgtaattctttcgcccgacacactgttcaatgatggtgaacaaatgtgccaaatgattttaaaatctcacaataaaaaacaaagctatggcccggacaagcatttgacctttgaactcccaagtgtgaccttgacctttgagatattgacgtaatttttttttaacgcgacacaccgttccatgatggtgaacaaatgtaccgagtcatttaaaaatgtaacaataaatgacatagctatggtccgtacaaacttacagtttaaaacatactaagtgaccccatgacctagtttttgacctggcatgacccatattcaaactgacctagacattatctacatacaactactgaccaagtttggtgaagatcggatgaaatatcgggacagaccgacaaacgtgactcctatatagcccccattaccaattgtaataggggtataaatatcaagttgctatgttcaatattgaaaaagttatggccatataagttttcggccagatggacagactgactgactgacggacagttcaactgctatatgccaccctaccaggggcataaacatattccacagttcaacaattctttttccatttttgttttttcataataatgttatggacccttgcccttatctgggccactgttcttccggtaagtatttttagggaccccattatttttgagccagatggcattattttttctcttaattcatctctaaaaaagttcatgaaacatatgttctcttcgctggcccactttcgtttcattccttttcttgtccctgtccctaaaacaagaatagatataaaaaataaaatagcaatgagtatcatgtcagtgtttttttcagttttgggggaaaggggtcgggtcccctgagagggggataattcacgcataaaaggggaaatttcaattctaagcaagtaacatacaaaatcaagttgtaacaccataattcaccatacacagagcgaaaaacattattccaactttttttgtcatcaacatgttatgtttatgttcaaagatcaacattttttggcttttctgtgaattatttaaacgaggtattgattaaaattgaactacacttccaagaggggaaattttcaaatattttttggaaaaatatacactctaagcagCAAACTCATTTGGTCAGTGACTGTAAGCcgtttattttgttgacttttctactgaattgatccttgcacacaaagtatcaacataacaagtcagtgttctgccgtggatgcgcccttgtgttattgtcgcaaaaaacaaatatttgtccccacccgttttctgtatatgggtccgcgggcgcacatgaattagaaataaaaactaatcgattcaatttgtaagtcggtaaagtaatcgagtgaatgtgtaaccagaacaaactatttcattgTACATAACTCATttcgcagccaatggttaatttatttaatattaacactctatttcattggtaagttgagattataacaaccaatcagatatcaaggaaatttccgaaactatcaaaatggcttaaagtgacaggccagagaaaaaaaaatccatttattttttttcctccggcaagtaaaattagaaaatgggaagactctgttgggttgttaacccaacagagtcttcccaagtccctaCATTGTTTAGCAATTACGAAAAAGTCTGCCCTTAAACGTACATTAcaagaaaattggcttcaaaaatgtccttggtcactgtttgacaacaacaaaatgacatgcagattgtgcataaagcaaaaaagaaaacgcctttactatcggtatttctaattatcgaacaagtactttgacatgccatgcggagtccaatgaccataaatctgttcaaagttttgtaaatatgttgacaactgtttgacagtgttaaaaagttgtttgaatgttccagttttaataacaatgttacaacctGACTGTTAGAAGTTTAAGCAAGTTTAAtcaagttaaaggttattagtttccacacatttaattctgctacaaaaatatttctgtgtccccatattttttctttttgtccccacttttgtaatcctaaagggtccccaacagtaaaatttcacggcagaacaccgcaagtgatacaatgattgaatattgtagagcaaggttttcctgataaaaatgcacaaaacctgaacatgttaggaggtaaaatgaactgaaactgttttaacaccagtttaaaacaatttttcacacatataagaaCTGACAGTTCGCAGAACTATCATTTCTTGGAAGAACAAGTACTTAACATTAACTTCCATAGCAAACTGCCTACTTTGTACTTTACAAGgacttttacaagcacattgttgtaaccctgtagatcacagaggaggtcgtctagagcatcacacttgacttggactactcatttactttaatacagtcatgacataagactctgtcacataatgatagaaaatgcagagaaacccgtcttcaaatttagttcataccttgaggatttggctgcctcatttcatcatgggtcagactggctggcccttcactggcagcagttgacatggactctgaaagaaccaaagtgaaacctgtagattgcatatgataagcacagtcaacactggcatgttgtatcacgagaggctctgactcctgtacagattctagactgtgggtgtcttcaacagttgcctcaatgactgtaaacatataatgtcaacagtggggtcttgtatgtctattattcattggtgggtcttgctgaaatctatagaaaacatgcatgccccccatatggcctgtccgttgtagtggcagccattgtgtgaatacgttttttgtcactgtgaccttgacctttgacctagtgacctgaaatcaataggggtcatctgcaagtcacgatcaatgtacatatgaagtgtcatgatcctaggcaaaagcgttcttgagttataatccgaaaatcattttactatttcgggtcaccgtgaccttgaccgtgtgacctcaaaatcaataggggtcatctgcgagtcatgatcaaactacctatgaagtttcatgatcctaggcgtatgcgttcttgagttataatccagaaaccattgtacaatttcgggtcaccttgacctttgacctcaaaatcaaaaggggtcatctgcaagtcatgatcaatgtacctatgaagtttcatgatcctaggcccaagcgttcttgagttatcgtctgacgaccacctggtggacagacggaccgattgacatgagcaaagcaatatcccccctcttcttcgaaggggggcataaatatatattggcttggacaacagaaaattgtactagaatatatagtctacagttgggtcatgtctttatcatcaataggtgggcctttattatatgataatagaaataccatgggtcagactggctggctcttcacttggctccctcctatcatgggtcagactggctggctcttcacttggctccctcctatcatgggtcagactgcctggctcttcactgtcagcagttgacatggactctgaaagaaccaaagtgaaacctgtagattgcatatgatcagcacagttaacactggcctgttgtatcatgagaggctctgactcctgtatagattctagactgtgggtgtctttaacagttgcctcaatgcctgtaaacatataatgtcaacagtggggtcttgtatgtctattatccattggtgggtcttgctgaaatctatagaaaacatgcatgccccccatatgggctgtccgttgtagtggaagccattgtgtgaatacgttttttgtcactgtgaccttgacctttgacctagtgacctgaaaatcaataggggttatctgcgagtcacgatcaatgtactaatgaagtgtcatgatcctaggcaaaagcgttcttgagttatcatccgaaaaccatttaactatttcgggtcaccgtgaccttgacctcaaaatcaataggggtcatctgcgagtaatgatcaatctacccatgaagtttcatgatcctagccgtatgcgttcttgagttatcatccggaaaccattttactatttctggtcaccgtgaccttgacctttgacctagtgacctcaaaatctgtaggggtcatctgcgagtcatgatcaatctacccatgaagtttcatgatcctaggcgtatgcgttcttgagttatcatccagaaaccattttactatttcgggtcactgtgaccttgacctttgacctagtgacctcaaaatcaataggggtcatctgcaagtcatgatcaatgtacctatgaagtttcatgatcctagccccaagcgttcttgagttatcatccggaaaccacctggtggacggaccgaccgacagaccgacatgtgcaaagcaaaataccccctcttcttcgaagggtggcataaatatatatttgcttgGACAAtggaaaattgtactagaatatatagtctacactTGGGtcttgtctttatcatcaataggtgagcctttattatatgataacagaaataacaaaggaaatgttttgttttccaaaagcacttctaaaagtgtttttttatgcttttcggtttaaggtatgagatgtacacaaaataacaacacacatatcccccactaaaatatgttataagacctgcttacaatttaaatcagaaaatcttcatacttgcaagttaagttatttatcctttaaatcattaaaataactcaGAAACAGAAATGTCTAATTGAGCATATAAACTATTTCATAAGGTGTCCAAATCTTAAGGTATTCCtatacttcttttttttttttaatgggctaCCATAACAATGACTCTGTTATGGACCACTTTCATAATACAAATGAACAGTGGCCAATGATCTATTATgggtataaataactattttaccttcttgatggccatcttcgtcttcaattggaagaggtaaatctgtaaaaaatgattttttattttagaaataactagttatagaaaaaaataaccaGAAGTCACTCTTGATATgacagtaaatattttcaatacttcaaggttgttaaaaagtattttgttgcatTAGCATTTCTTTGAGAGGATAAACAATTTTCAAGGCACATAAAATAGGTTTGCCTATTTTTACCACGTAAATTTTAGACTTATTGAATTAACGTGGCCAAAACAAGGGCCCCGcctttcaaacaatgttttacatcgtTTGTCTGTTCTCAAGCGCTCTGTTTTGTTCTGAAGAATGATCATTCAGTCGAATTTACTGACAGCCATAGGAGAGAAAGTATCAAAAATTCTCCATCCCAATtcagtaaaatgaattatattaataaaattcttataatcaaaccttctactactatgtccttcatctgccttcccttccactcattgactttaccattttcaacagcatacaacatcagggcaacctataaaatttcaagaagaccataatattccagtgtcaacaatacttccatcataacaacgacaatatattgcaatacggttttttggcgtattgttgcagcactatgagatacgcatgtaatccaaatatcaagttgctgttttcaatatttcaaaagttatgatcaaacgtttaagttttggtaaaagttttggacacacacacaccgtgacacgcacacacatacaaagaaagacaagccaaaaacaatatacccccgttcattcgatccagggggcataaaaggccattaatgcaaagcatactagtcaaagtcaacatcagatatggtcttactatggctgcctgttaaattattctttcttttagccctcttagttacaatatagcatttagtttttcaaatatatgtgtatggaaaatttaaagatttttattaatgaaatatatacctttgagagttccatggtactggaagacaactgataatattccttgtgtgtcttcacatcatgtcccagatgctttgcaagcaattttagttcaccatgagtcatgtcaagaatctacaaagcatgttaattcttgattatattcacaaatatgcagtcatcattccagtttgctgccaatttaacaaattttttttgcatcttctacagaaaagatgtacacaagaaagcttttatctgtatagttgtagtcattatggtgctccaaattcttgtaatcacaccatgcatttacagagtcaaaaattttgtaatgtttaattctgaaaaagccaacacgtggtttggtatttacatgatccgccattttgcaaatagctacttcctgtatatatgccaaaatttatgttaaatataacaattgggtctaacaatttaaaatcaattattgggttctcacagataaccattttctgtcatacaaaagctgccaaaatcaaaggtctccataaaagtttttattataatttattcacaaattgatggcaagcaaattcaacataattacttattcctgtataaaagccgaagtatacatgtatgtatgtatgccattaaactggaagagaatgtagtataattgctgaaagtctaaataaatattgtgccatAATAAAGAAACCTTCAGGTCACAATATCTCATCTGTACAGGGATATGAAACAAAGACCATAATTCTTAAATGGCTTAAACAATCCAATATTTGCACAACTAGACTTTAGAAGTAATTGTGAACGATTGTaccagtttgtaaaataaaaaataagtactgaattataaatagaaagttcaatattgaaccttgaatgtttcaagaaatgattttttatttgacaaggataacacatttgcatacatttaatATGGCCATATTCGAACCAaagcaaatacatacatataaaacaacataacaatttcttgatttaacagcaaagtttaatataaaataacaaatctatgtatcaaagactaaagtaaacaaaaGGACTGCAATGGTCGCTCAAGGTATATTGACAGCAAGTAAGAAATGCTGAACCAATGATTGGCAAATCACCATGACAAAGTAACCTTGGAACTTTTGAAGAATGTCAAATATTTAGCTGCTGGGCTGTGTTGTATTTAAGGCGTAGGTTTCATAAGAAGGTATAACCATTTAACTCTATGCTTTACTTGTGACCAAAGAGGCAGGCAAactttgactccaggggcataatttgaacaatcttggtagtGGACAACTCAGTAATTACAAACCAAATACCATTCTCTGGACCTTGTGGTTTCAGACACgattatacattttattactATATACCTCAGGCTCCTATGAACCAGTGAGGATTTTTAAGTGGTTTTCACTATCAGTCTGTCTACCCATTTTTACCTGTTTCTAACTGTCCTAGTTAAGGTTTAAAACTATAATTTGTTCAGTTCAAAGTGCTTCAAATATGCTGCATAACCTAAGGTTTTAGGGTATAATTACCTGTGACACTGTAGCAATGTATTTTCTCAATAAGGTTGTTGTTATCCTTTCAGGCCTCTGCAGTCCCGGGCATTCTCGAACCAATTCATGCATAGCTCGACTGCCAGATAATGGAGTAAGAGCATTTAATCTGGAGAAAAGATAGGGATTGTCTCTTGGAACTGATACCAATGAACTACTTCTTGTCTCCACCAGGACATTTATAGCTGATTTTACATCTGGAGTTAATAATATACATGCTGTCACATTCT contains:
- the LOC127853084 gene encoding uncharacterized protein LOC127853084 is translated as MNKLTCIPETDDLVKFRDYIKQIIENEVRVLRACPNPGSWTRLAKATMCRLYIFNKRRIAEVEDMLLEAYQNRPEWTGTEEFRASLSDTEREFAKRMDMLEVRGKSKKNVTACILLTPDVKSAINVLVETRSSSLVSVPRDNPYLFSRLNALTPLSGSRAMHELVRECPGLQRPERITTTLLRKYIATVSQILDMTHGELKLLAKHLGHDVKTHKEYYQLSSSTMELSKVALMLYAVENGKVNEWKGRQMKDIVVEDLPLPIEDEDGHQEESMSTADSEEPGSLTHDRREPSEEPASLTHDRREPSEEPASLTHESMSTAASEGPASLTHDEMRQPNPQGTGTRKGMKRKWASEENICFMNFFRDELREKIMPSGSKIMGSLKILTGRTVAQIRARVHNIIMKKQKWKKNC